A section of the Agrobacterium tumefaciens genome encodes:
- a CDS encoding cupin domain-containing protein — MSLKMMFAAAATMAVRTIPILPVYLRRNKDEGVVSASCTDLRLQPAPINPDWIVSGNPQARAADHSRSGDRASSTAMWDCTAGEFRWFFGWDETVYILEGEVHVTAEDGSVSILRAGDVAYFPAGTWATWRVDDYVRKVAFMRRPFPKALALAYRVKNKLFAGRSYKLAA, encoded by the coding sequence ATGTCTTTGAAAATGATGTTCGCTGCCGCGGCAACCATGGCGGTCCGAACCATTCCGATATTGCCGGTCTATCTGCGGCGTAACAAAGATGAGGGCGTCGTCAGCGCCTCCTGCACCGATCTGCGGCTTCAGCCCGCCCCCATCAACCCGGACTGGATTGTATCCGGCAACCCGCAGGCCCGCGCGGCCGATCACTCCCGCAGTGGAGACCGTGCGTCCAGCACTGCCATGTGGGATTGCACGGCCGGCGAATTCCGCTGGTTTTTCGGCTGGGACGAAACGGTGTATATTCTGGAAGGCGAAGTGCATGTGACCGCAGAAGACGGTTCGGTCAGCATCCTCAGGGCAGGCGATGTCGCCTATTTTCCGGCCGGAACATGGGCCACCTGGCGCGTGGACGACTATGTCCGCAAGGTTGCCTTCATGCGGCGTCCCTTCCCCAAGGCACTTGCTCTAGCTTACCGCGTCAAGAACAAGCTGTTTGCCGGCCGTTCCTACAAGCTCGCGGCGTGA
- a CDS encoding sn-glycerol-3-phosphate import ATP-binding protein UgpC, which yields MAAIDIRQVCKDYHGGVRAVHHVDIDIRDGEFIVLVGPSGCGKSTLLRMVAGLEDISEGTVRIGERVVNQVDPADRDIAMVFQNYALYPHMSVRENLEYGLKNRKTPKAEIDSRVAEAARMLQLEPYLDRKPRALSGGQRQRVAMGRAIVRKPAAFLFDEPLSNLDAKLRVSMRGEIKRLQKRLGTTSIYVTHDQLEAMTLADRLVVLNGGRIEQIGAPLEVYHTPASIFVASFIGSPAMNLLNAELHGDSLAVGPSLFALNGFAPASGPVTVGMRAEDFRLAAAGEQGFSLRVDYIEELGSQRLIHGMIGDQNLTVAFPPEIDIPAVLLVTISPEKLHFFSSETGKRIGGNAKQVANQPAQLATV from the coding sequence ATGGCCGCTATAGACATCCGTCAGGTCTGCAAGGATTATCATGGCGGCGTGCGTGCCGTGCACCACGTCGACATCGACATCAGGGATGGCGAGTTCATCGTTCTCGTCGGCCCCTCCGGCTGCGGCAAGTCCACGCTGTTGCGCATGGTTGCCGGCCTTGAGGATATCTCCGAAGGCACGGTCAGGATCGGCGAGCGGGTGGTGAACCAGGTTGATCCCGCCGATCGCGATATTGCCATGGTGTTCCAGAACTACGCGCTTTACCCGCATATGTCGGTGCGTGAAAATCTCGAATACGGCCTGAAGAACCGCAAGACGCCAAAGGCGGAAATCGATTCACGTGTGGCCGAAGCCGCGCGCATGCTGCAGCTCGAACCCTATCTCGATCGAAAGCCGCGCGCCCTGTCCGGTGGCCAGCGGCAGCGTGTGGCCATGGGTCGCGCCATTGTGCGCAAACCGGCGGCCTTCCTGTTTGACGAGCCCCTGTCCAACCTTGATGCCAAGCTGCGCGTTTCCATGCGCGGCGAAATCAAGCGTCTGCAAAAGCGTCTTGGCACCACGTCCATCTATGTCACACACGACCAGCTAGAGGCCATGACGCTGGCGGATCGCCTTGTGGTGCTGAATGGCGGGCGGATCGAGCAGATCGGCGCGCCGCTGGAGGTTTATCACACCCCGGCCTCCATCTTCGTTGCCAGCTTCATCGGCTCGCCGGCCATGAATCTGCTGAATGCGGAGTTGCATGGCGACAGTCTGGCTGTCGGACCGTCGCTCTTTGCACTTAATGGGTTTGCCCCCGCCTCCGGGCCGGTGACGGTGGGCATGCGGGCGGAAGATTTTCGCCTCGCGGCAGCTGGTGAGCAGGGCTTCTCACTGCGGGTCGATTACATCGAGGAGCTGGGCTCGCAGCGCCTTATCCACGGCATGATCGGCGACCAGAACCTGACCGTGGCTTTCCCGCCTGAAATCGACATTCCCGCCGTGCTTTTGGTGACGATCAGCCCTGAAAAGCTTCACTTCTTTTCCAGCGAAACGGGCAAGCGCATCGGCGGAAACGCCAAGCAGGTCGCCAACCAGCCAGCCCAACTGGCGACCGTGTAA
- the ugpE gene encoding sn-glycerol-3-phosphate ABC transporter permease UgpE, giving the protein MYKTKPLDHLVLIMGAVFLILPVIVAFMTSTHTAAEIHRGGLAILPGDNFLETYEKVLTQKGGFTGQVTGLNMVLNSLILGIGFAVGKIVLSMTAAYAIVYFRFRFATLAFWIIFTTLLLPLEVRIMPSYEVMSKLGLLNSYTGLIVPLLASATGTFYFRQFFKSVPEELLEAARIDGAGPVKFFIDVLVPLSRTMMSAIFIIMFVYGWNQYLWPMLMTTDESFFTLMRGIKSILQVWVGSQIPDYNEAFALAVLAMLPPVLIVVIFQRWFIKGLTESDK; this is encoded by the coding sequence ATGTACAAGACAAAACCCCTCGATCATCTGGTTCTGATCATGGGCGCTGTGTTCCTGATCCTGCCGGTCATTGTTGCCTTCATGACGTCCACGCATACGGCCGCGGAAATTCATCGCGGCGGCCTGGCTATCCTTCCCGGCGACAATTTCCTCGAGACCTACGAAAAGGTGCTGACACAGAAGGGCGGATTCACCGGTCAGGTCACGGGCCTCAACATGGTGCTGAATTCGCTGATCCTCGGCATTGGTTTCGCCGTCGGCAAGATCGTCCTGTCGATGACGGCGGCCTATGCAATCGTCTATTTCCGCTTCCGGTTTGCAACCCTCGCCTTCTGGATCATCTTCACCACGCTGCTGCTGCCGCTCGAAGTGCGCATCATGCCGTCCTACGAAGTGATGAGCAAACTGGGCCTTTTGAACTCTTACACCGGTCTCATCGTGCCGCTTCTCGCATCTGCCACGGGTACCTTCTATTTCCGGCAGTTCTTCAAGTCGGTCCCGGAGGAACTTCTGGAGGCTGCCCGCATCGACGGGGCGGGGCCGGTGAAGTTCTTTATCGATGTGCTCGTTCCGCTCTCGCGCACGATGATGTCGGCGATCTTCATCATCATGTTCGTTTATGGCTGGAACCAGTATCTCTGGCCGATGCTGATGACGACGGATGAAAGTTTCTTCACCCTGATGCGCGGCATCAAGTCGATCCTGCAGGTCTGGGTCGGTTCGCAAATTCCCGATTACAACGAAGCTTTCGCGCTCGCCGTGCTGGCCATGCTGCCTCCGGTGCTGATCGTCGTCATTTTCCAGCGCTGGTTCATCAAGGGCCTGACCGAAAGCGATAAATAA
- a CDS encoding ABC transporter permease subunit → MAYTSSQPGTFLAGRSNKTGKPAKAAEAGMKRVQFSASYVPYLFLAPQLAVIFVFFYWPSVQAIQSSFYIEDPFGFGASFVGFANYTDAIFSPEYVSIAKFTVVFTILVTFFSLALGLLLAVKADAVIRGSSTYKTLLISVYAIAPPVAGLIGMMFFDQHIGPFVKMAAFLGWDMKVGLNYSDTAFAMIVVAVWKQIPYNFIFFLSGLQSVPVSVREAAAIDCRSGFRRFWTVIMPLLAPTAFFLLIINITYSLFDTFGVIDVMVKDKAANNPITLVYKVFLDGFRGNDIGGSSAQSVILMLVVFVLTIIQFRFIEKRIHYN, encoded by the coding sequence GTGGCCTACACATCTTCTCAACCCGGCACCTTTTTGGCTGGCCGTTCGAACAAGACGGGAAAACCGGCGAAGGCTGCTGAAGCTGGCATGAAGCGTGTTCAGTTTTCTGCGTCCTACGTGCCTTATCTGTTCCTGGCACCGCAACTCGCCGTTATCTTTGTTTTTTTCTACTGGCCATCCGTTCAGGCCATACAGTCGTCTTTTTACATTGAAGATCCGTTTGGCTTCGGCGCCTCCTTTGTCGGCTTCGCCAATTACACGGATGCGATCTTCAGCCCCGAATATGTCAGCATCGCCAAATTCACGGTGGTCTTCACCATCTTGGTCACTTTCTTTTCGCTGGCGCTCGGCCTGCTGCTCGCCGTCAAGGCTGATGCGGTCATTCGCGGCAGTTCGACATACAAGACGCTGCTGATTTCGGTTTATGCCATCGCGCCGCCCGTTGCCGGCCTCATCGGCATGATGTTTTTCGACCAGCACATCGGCCCCTTCGTAAAGATGGCCGCGTTTTTAGGCTGGGACATGAAGGTCGGGCTCAATTATTCAGACACGGCTTTTGCCATGATCGTTGTCGCGGTCTGGAAGCAGATCCCCTACAATTTCATCTTTTTCCTTTCCGGTCTTCAGAGTGTGCCCGTCTCCGTGCGGGAAGCTGCGGCGATCGACTGCCGCTCGGGCTTTCGCCGGTTCTGGACCGTCATCATGCCGCTTCTGGCGCCGACCGCCTTCTTCCTGCTGATCATCAACATCACCTATTCGCTTTTCGACACCTTCGGCGTCATCGACGTGATGGTGAAGGACAAGGCGGCGAATAATCCCATCACCCTGGTCTACAAGGTGTTTCTCGACGGCTTCCGCGGCAATGATATCGGCGGCTCGTCGGCCCAGTCCGTCATCCTGATGCTGGTCGTCTTCGTCCTCACCATCATCCAGTTCCGCTTCATCGAGAAGCGCATCCATTACAATTGA
- a CDS encoding extracellular solute-binding protein, with amino-acid sequence MFKKFSMAAVAVSISATSSMAATNITWWHGMGGRNGEVINEVSQKFNEAQKECALTPVSKGSYEEALASGIAAFRSGEQPNILQVFDAGAATIINAKGAVIPAEDLITKAGYKFDRDAFINGVRYFYAAADGKFVGMPFNSSAPIMYINDEALKKAGVEAPKTWEDFEKIAPKLKEAGYIPLVQSQLTWQFTENFFSRNNIQFATNNNGYDSVIDTKLKVTDPNLVMMFEKLKDWKDKGLFAYYGAGWNDNQKPFEEGKVALWVGSSGSFGGLQKTATMPFSATFLPYWGSIKGAGTNSFIGGAALFAMSGKSEAENKCVADFFQFLTSPEIQVFYHKATGYVAITKAAYEKAKAEGYYKEKPVAEVGIQQLSLPGGEWSKGYRLGFYPQIRAVMEREYNRIFSGEVTPKAAFEIIEKEGNDLLARFAKTAG; translated from the coding sequence ATGTTCAAGAAGTTTTCCATGGCCGCTGTGGCTGTCAGCATTTCGGCGACCTCTTCCATGGCGGCTACCAACATCACCTGGTGGCACGGCATGGGCGGACGGAACGGCGAAGTCATCAACGAAGTTTCGCAGAAGTTCAACGAAGCCCAGAAGGAATGCGCGCTGACGCCGGTTTCCAAGGGCTCCTACGAAGAAGCGCTGGCTAGCGGCATCGCGGCTTTCCGTTCGGGCGAACAGCCGAACATTCTTCAGGTTTTTGATGCCGGTGCCGCCACCATCATCAACGCCAAAGGCGCCGTCATCCCGGCTGAAGACCTGATCACCAAGGCCGGCTACAAGTTCGACCGTGACGCCTTTATCAACGGCGTACGTTATTTCTATGCTGCCGCTGACGGTAAGTTTGTCGGCATGCCGTTCAATTCCTCCGCGCCGATCATGTACATCAACGACGAAGCCCTGAAGAAGGCCGGCGTCGAAGCGCCGAAAACGTGGGAAGACTTCGAGAAGATCGCACCGAAGCTGAAGGAGGCCGGCTACATCCCGCTGGTTCAGTCGCAGCTGACCTGGCAGTTCACGGAAAACTTCTTCTCCCGCAACAACATCCAGTTCGCCACCAACAACAACGGTTACGACAGCGTCATCGACACCAAGCTCAAGGTGACCGACCCGAACCTCGTCATGATGTTCGAGAAGCTGAAGGACTGGAAGGACAAGGGTCTGTTTGCCTATTACGGCGCTGGCTGGAACGATAACCAGAAGCCATTCGAAGAAGGCAAGGTTGCTCTCTGGGTCGGCTCTTCGGGTTCCTTCGGCGGCCTCCAGAAGACGGCGACGATGCCATTCTCGGCAACCTTCCTTCCGTATTGGGGCTCCATCAAGGGCGCCGGCACCAACTCCTTCATCGGCGGCGCTGCTCTCTTTGCAATGTCGGGCAAGTCGGAAGCCGAAAACAAGTGCGTGGCCGACTTCTTCCAGTTCCTGACCTCGCCTGAAATCCAGGTCTTCTACCACAAGGCAACCGGTTACGTCGCCATCACCAAGGCCGCCTACGAAAAGGCCAAGGCAGAAGGTTATTACAAGGAAAAGCCGGTCGCCGAAGTCGGCATCCAGCAGCTGTCCCTGCCGGGCGGCGAGTGGTCCAAGGGTTATCGCCTTGGCTTCTATCCGCAGATCCGCGCCGTCATGGAGCGCGAATATAACCGCATCTTCTCCGGCGAAGTGACCCCGAAGGCTGCCTTCGAGATCATCGAGAAGGAAGGCAACGACCTTCTGGCCCGCTTTGCCAAGACGGCTGGTTGA
- a CDS encoding sugar O-acetyltransferase: MSTELEKMAAGDWYSCMDAELDRLRWNARRAVHEHNTMQPDERGAIGSLLRALFSSVGEGVFIEAPFHCAYGFNISFGRNVYLNAGCTILDSARVTIGDGSMLGPVVQIYCAEHHLDPGPRAQGIEIAKPVTIGRKVWIGGGAIILAGINVGDGAIVGAGSVVTRNVAPGATVVGNPARPIERIAG, translated from the coding sequence ATGTCCACCGAGCTGGAAAAAATGGCTGCGGGCGATTGGTACAGCTGCATGGACGCTGAACTCGACAGGCTGCGCTGGAATGCGCGGCGGGCCGTTCATGAGCACAATACCATGCAGCCGGATGAGCGCGGCGCCATCGGATCGCTTCTGCGCGCCCTTTTTTCTTCCGTGGGTGAAGGCGTGTTCATCGAAGCGCCATTTCATTGCGCCTACGGTTTCAACATCTCGTTCGGCCGAAATGTTTATCTCAATGCCGGCTGCACCATCCTTGATTCCGCCCGCGTCACGATCGGTGACGGGTCAATGCTGGGCCCCGTGGTTCAGATTTATTGCGCGGAGCACCATCTGGATCCGGGACCGCGCGCGCAAGGCATTGAAATTGCAAAGCCGGTCACGATCGGGCGCAAGGTCTGGATTGGTGGCGGAGCGATCATTCTGGCTGGCATCAACGTTGGCGATGGCGCGATCGTCGGCGCCGGTTCGGTGGTGACCCGGAATGTCGCGCCGGGTGCGACCGTTGTTGGAAATCCGGCACGGCCTATAGAACGCATAGCCGGCTGA
- a CDS encoding YraN family protein, with product MGAEGPSSRRRKAERRGHVAEYWAAFYLLLKGYRILAIRYRTRLGEIDLIARKKDLIAVIEVKARPSGMGAVDAVGVQSQQRIRAAADLWLARRKDAERLSLRFDIIAIMPRRLPQHFIDAF from the coding sequence ATGGGCGCTGAAGGGCCAAGCAGCAGAAGGCGCAAAGCCGAGCGCCGCGGCCATGTCGCCGAATATTGGGCGGCGTTTTATCTGCTGTTGAAGGGATATCGCATTCTCGCCATTCGCTATCGAACCCGGCTTGGCGAAATCGATCTCATCGCTCGCAAGAAAGACCTTATTGCTGTCATCGAGGTAAAGGCGCGGCCTTCGGGCATGGGCGCGGTGGACGCGGTTGGTGTCCAGTCGCAACAGCGCATCCGGGCGGCGGCAGACCTCTGGCTTGCCCGCCGAAAGGACGCCGAACGGCTATCCCTGCGCTTCGACATCATTGCCATCATGCCGAGGCGTCTGCCGCAGCATTTCATCGACGCGTTCTGA
- the rsmI gene encoding 16S rRNA (cytidine(1402)-2'-O)-methyltransferase — MAKEFRIGTATVPARPLEPALYLVATPIGNLGDITIRALETLASADVLACEDTRVTRILLERYGIRTRPLAYHEHNANEAGPKLIAALESGKSVALVSDAGTPLVSDPGYRLGQLALEAGHRVVPIPGASAPLAALVGSGMPSDSFLFAGFLPVKDRGKRDRFAELAKIPATLIFFESPHRIGASVKVASEVLGRDRRGVVCRELTKTFEEFRRGTLGELSDYYNDDRVVKGEIVLLVEPPSYDEIPDIEDVEKLLKDLVATMSAAKAAGEAAKLTGLPRKELYQRLLDMKETDGR, encoded by the coding sequence ATGGCGAAGGAATTCAGGATTGGCACCGCCACCGTTCCGGCGCGGCCGCTGGAGCCGGCGCTTTATCTCGTGGCGACCCCCATCGGCAATCTCGGCGATATCACCATCCGCGCGCTGGAAACACTGGCCTCGGCCGACGTTCTCGCCTGCGAGGATACGCGCGTCACCCGCATCCTGCTGGAACGTTACGGCATTCGCACCCGCCCGCTTGCCTATCACGAGCACAATGCCAATGAAGCCGGGCCAAAGCTCATTGCCGCGCTGGAATCCGGAAAATCCGTGGCGTTGGTGTCGGATGCCGGAACGCCGCTTGTCTCCGATCCCGGCTATCGGCTGGGCCAGCTCGCGCTTGAGGCCGGCCATCGCGTGGTGCCGATTCCCGGTGCCTCCGCTCCGCTTGCGGCCCTTGTCGGATCTGGAATGCCGAGCGACTCCTTTCTGTTTGCGGGCTTCCTGCCAGTGAAGGACCGCGGCAAACGCGACCGCTTTGCCGAACTGGCAAAAATACCGGCGACCCTCATATTCTTTGAATCGCCCCATCGCATCGGCGCCTCCGTCAAGGTCGCGTCCGAAGTGCTGGGCCGCGATCGTCGCGGTGTGGTCTGCCGAGAGCTGACAAAGACATTCGAGGAGTTCCGGCGCGGCACCCTTGGCGAACTCTCGGATTATTATAATGACGACCGGGTGGTGAAGGGCGAGATCGTGCTTCTGGTGGAGCCGCCATCCTATGACGAGATTCCCGATATTGAGGATGTCGAGAAGCTTCTGAAAGATCTTGTCGCCACCATGTCCGCCGCAAAGGCTGCCGGCGAAGCCGCGAAGCTGACAGGCCTGCCGCGCAAGGAGCTTTATCAAAGGTTGCTTGATATGAAGGAAACGGATGGGCGCTGA
- the dnaN gene encoding DNA polymerase III subunit beta yields MRITLERSNLLKSLNHVHRVVERRNTIPILSNVLLRASGANLDMKATDLDLEITEATPAMVEQAGATTVPAHLLYEIVRKLPDGSEVLLATNPDGSTMTVASGRSKFSLQCLPEADFPDLTAGTFSHTFKLKATDLKMLIDRTQFAISTEETRYYLNGIFFHTIESNGELKLRAVATDGHRLARADVDAPAGSEGMPGIIIPRKTVGELQKLMDNPELEVTVEVSDAKIRLTVGTVVLTSKLIDGTFPDYQRVIPTGNDKEMRVDCQTFARAVDRVSTISSERGRAVKLALTDGQLTLTVNNPDSGSATEEVAVGYDNDSMEIGFNAKYLLDITSQLSGDDAIFLLADAGSPTLVRDTAGDDALYVLMPMRV; encoded by the coding sequence ATGCGTATTACTCTTGAGCGGTCGAACCTTCTGAAATCGCTGAACCACGTTCACCGGGTCGTCGAGCGTCGCAATACGATCCCGATCCTGTCCAACGTGCTCCTGCGCGCCTCCGGCGCCAATCTGGACATGAAGGCGACCGACCTCGATCTCGAAATCACCGAAGCGACACCCGCTATGGTAGAGCAGGCGGGCGCCACCACCGTTCCGGCGCACCTGCTTTATGAAATCGTCCGCAAACTGCCGGATGGTTCGGAAGTGCTTCTGGCGACCAATCCTGATGGTTCCACCATGACCGTCGCCTCCGGTCGCTCGAAATTCTCGCTGCAATGCCTGCCGGAAGCGGATTTCCCCGATCTGACCGCCGGCACCTTCAGCCACACCTTCAAACTGAAGGCGACCGATCTGAAGATGCTGATCGACCGCACACAGTTTGCGATTTCGACCGAAGAGACGCGTTATTACCTGAACGGTATTTTCTTCCACACGATCGAAAGCAATGGCGAACTGAAGCTGCGTGCCGTCGCCACTGACGGTCACCGTCTGGCGCGCGCCGACGTCGATGCGCCCGCGGGCTCTGAAGGCATGCCGGGCATCATCATTCCGCGCAAGACTGTCGGCGAATTGCAGAAGCTGATGGACAATCCGGAACTGGAAGTCACGGTGGAAGTTTCGGATGCGAAAATCCGCCTGACCGTCGGCACGGTCGTTCTGACTTCGAAGCTGATCGATGGCACTTTCCCTGACTACCAGCGCGTGATCCCCACCGGCAACGACAAGGAGATGCGCGTCGATTGCCAAACCTTCGCTCGTGCCGTGGACCGTGTTTCGACGATTTCGTCGGAGCGAGGCCGGGCAGTGAAATTGGCGCTGACTGACGGCCAGCTGACGCTAACCGTCAACAATCCCGACTCGGGAAGCGCTACTGAAGAAGTGGCTGTTGGTTACGACAATGATTCGATGGAAATCGGCTTCAACGCCAAATATCTCCTCGACATCACGTCGCAACTCTCCGGTGACGACGCGATTTTCCTGCTGGCCGATGCCGGTTCGCCGACGCTCGTCCGCGACACGGCGGGCGACGATGCGCTTTATGTTCTGATGCCGATGCGCGTCTGA
- the pmtA gene encoding phospholipid N-methyltransferase PmtA has protein sequence MALNLKRRFEQKFEEEIRFFKGMVSQPKKVGAIVPTSSITAKKMASVINPHSGLPVLELGPGTGVITKAILARGIKPEKLTAIEYSTDFYQQLLRSYPGVNFVNGDAFDLDATLGEHKDQMFDSVISAVPMLNFPMAARIKLLDELLKRVPHGRPVVQISYGPISPIVAQPHLYHIRHFDFIVRNIPPAQLWTYTRA, from the coding sequence ATGGCACTTAACCTGAAACGCCGCTTTGAACAGAAATTCGAGGAAGAAATCCGCTTTTTCAAAGGCATGGTGAGCCAGCCGAAAAAAGTGGGCGCCATCGTCCCGACATCGTCGATCACGGCGAAAAAAATGGCGAGTGTCATCAACCCCCATTCCGGCCTGCCTGTTTTGGAACTCGGTCCCGGCACCGGCGTCATCACCAAGGCCATCCTGGCGCGCGGCATCAAGCCGGAGAAGCTGACAGCGATCGAATATTCCACCGACTTCTACCAGCAGCTGCTCAGAAGCTATCCCGGCGTCAACTTCGTCAACGGCGACGCCTTCGATCTCGATGCGACTCTTGGCGAGCATAAGGACCAGATGTTCGACAGCGTCATCTCGGCGGTTCCGATGCTGAATTTTCCGATGGCCGCCCGCATCAAGCTTCTGGATGAATTGCTGAAGCGCGTGCCGCATGGTCGCCCCGTGGTACAGATATCCTACGGCCCCATTTCCCCGATCGTCGCGCAGCCACATCTCTACCATATCCGGCATTTCGATTTCATCGTGCGCAATATTCCGCCGGCGCAATTGTGGACCTATACGCGCGCCTGA
- a CDS encoding histidine phosphatase family protein: MYALYITHPQVKIDAAVPVPEWGLSEKGAERARQASRLPWAKSLRRIVSSAETKAIETARILAETSGATIEIIEVMHENDRSATGFLPPTEFEKAADWSFAHPEESYQGWERAIDAQARIVGAVRAVLDRHDGQQPIAFVGHGGVGTLLKCHIEGRGISRAEDQPPGGGNLFRFSVAQFLLAAASPTCDWTAMETWQG, encoded by the coding sequence ATCTACGCGCTCTACATCACCCACCCACAGGTCAAGATCGATGCGGCCGTCCCTGTTCCTGAATGGGGGCTTTCTGAAAAGGGTGCAGAACGGGCAAGGCAGGCGAGCCGTCTGCCTTGGGCGAAATCGCTGCGCCGCATCGTTTCCAGTGCTGAAACCAAGGCGATCGAAACCGCGCGTATCCTCGCAGAAACCTCCGGTGCGACTATAGAGATCATCGAGGTGATGCATGAAAACGACCGGTCCGCCACCGGCTTCCTGCCGCCGACGGAATTCGAGAAGGCGGCGGACTGGTCCTTCGCCCATCCTGAGGAGAGTTATCAGGGCTGGGAGCGGGCGATCGACGCGCAGGCGCGGATCGTCGGCGCTGTCCGGGCCGTTCTCGACCGACACGACGGGCAGCAGCCAATCGCCTTTGTCGGCCATGGCGGCGTGGGTACACTTTTGAAATGCCATATCGAAGGCCGCGGCATCAGCCGCGCCGAGGACCAGCCGCCGGGCGGCGGCAACCTGTTCCGCTTCTCAGTCGCCCAATTTTTGCTTGCAGCCGCCTCCCCCACATGCGACTGGACGGCAATGGAAACATGGCAGGGATAA
- the pyrF gene encoding orotidine-5'-phosphate decarboxylase, producing the protein MTAREKLIVGLDVPTVQQAEDIVSKIGDEVLFYKIGYQLVFAGGLEFARDLVQSGKKVFLDMKLLDIDNTVASGVENIARMGMSMLTLHAYPKAMRAAVKAAEGSGLCLLGVTVLTSMDDSDLAEAGYASDARSLVLRRAEQAREAGMGGIVCSAEESTAVREILGPDLAVVTPGIRPAGADLGDQKRVMTPFDAIKAGSSHLVVARPIVRAEDPKAAARAILDDMLRASYPANQ; encoded by the coding sequence ATGACCGCGCGCGAAAAACTCATCGTCGGGCTGGATGTTCCGACTGTGCAGCAGGCCGAAGACATCGTTTCGAAAATCGGTGACGAAGTCCTTTTCTACAAGATCGGCTATCAACTGGTGTTTGCCGGTGGGCTGGAATTCGCGCGTGACCTTGTCCAGAGCGGCAAGAAGGTCTTTCTCGACATGAAGCTGCTCGATATCGACAACACGGTTGCTTCCGGCGTCGAGAACATTGCCCGCATGGGTATGTCGATGCTGACGCTCCACGCCTATCCCAAAGCCATGCGCGCGGCGGTCAAGGCGGCGGAAGGTTCCGGCCTCTGCCTGCTGGGTGTCACCGTACTCACCTCGATGGACGACAGCGACCTTGCCGAGGCCGGCTATGCCTCCGACGCGCGTTCGCTCGTGCTGCGCCGCGCGGAACAGGCGCGGGAGGCGGGCATGGGCGGTATCGTTTGCTCCGCGGAAGAGTCGACGGCCGTGCGCGAAATTCTCGGCCCTGACCTTGCCGTCGTTACTCCCGGCATCCGCCCCGCCGGTGCCGATCTTGGCGACCAGAAGCGGGTGATGACGCCCTTCGACGCGATCAAGGCAGGATCGAGCCATCTGGTGGTCGCCCGCCCGATCGTCAGGGCGGAAGATCCGAAAGCGGCGGCCCGCGCCATTCTCGATGACATGCTGCGGGCCAGCTACCCGGCAAACCAATAA
- a CDS encoding DUF1330 domain-containing protein, translated as MAKGYWIARVDVRDSERYKDYVSTAKPAFERFGANFLARGGAVTELEGKARARNVIIEFPSVQHAIDCYNSPEYQAAAKIRQEVADAEMMIVEGI; from the coding sequence ATGGCCAAGGGATACTGGATCGCCCGCGTCGATGTGCGCGACAGCGAACGCTACAAAGACTATGTTTCGACAGCAAAACCCGCCTTCGAGCGTTTCGGTGCCAATTTTTTGGCGCGTGGCGGCGCAGTGACGGAGCTTGAGGGCAAGGCACGTGCCCGCAACGTCATCATCGAATTCCCATCCGTCCAGCACGCGATCGACTGCTATAATTCGCCGGAATACCAGGCGGCCGCCAAAATTCGGCAGGAAGTCGCAGATGCAGAAATGATGATCGTCGAGGGGATTTGA